The Aureibacillus halotolerans region CGTGAAAGCAAAACTAGATGATGCGCTTCGACATAGGGGCGCTGCTTGCTCTTTGAAATAAACGTGTGATGATGGGGGTCCACCTCGCAGGCAAAATTGGCCTGGCGTAGCGCCTTCCCAGCTATCGTAGCATCCCGCCCATACACAGTCTTGCCTGAGGAGATGAGCGTTGCAGGTGGTGCTTTCTTTTTTTTATCTGCTGGAACTGTGGAACCTTCATCAAGCTTCTCGTAAATAGTATCCTGATAGCTGGCCTCCTCATCCTGCTCATCCTCCGGAAAAATCGCATCGCTCTGTGCCAACAAGCTATCATTGAAGCTGGTCGGAGAATGTCGACCCAATAGAATTCTAACATCATTATATACCTCTACCATCTGAGTGAGATCCGATTTTAACCTCTCAGCGCTAGGCATGTCAGAAAAAGAGTAATACGCGCCGGTGATGTGGCAAAGTTCATAACCTTTAGCACGGGGACTTTCCCACTTTAGGTCAATTTGTTCTAATGAGATATCATCTGGAATGTTTAATAGTCTTGATCGCACATTCCAGGCA contains the following coding sequences:
- a CDS encoding HNH endonuclease, which encodes MVEVYNDVRILLGRHSPTSFNDSLLAQSDAIFPEDEQDEEASYQDTIYEKLDEGSTVPADKKKKAPPATLISSGKTVYGRDATIAGKALRQANFACEVDPHHHTFISKSKQRPYVEAHHLVLLSRQGEYDFALDQPANIVALCPNCHRLLHHGTPQERNVLLQRLFDQRQQRLHVIGIDITYDKLTKMYDSQRSDDLNFTELDL